A window of Syntrophales bacterium genomic DNA:
TCAATCAATCGTCCGGGCAAGGGCTCATCTGCAAATCTCAAATTCTTGAGGCCTTAACTCGGCTGTCATTCTTCTCTCTTCTACCGTTTCCATTGTCATGAATCGTTTGTTATGGGACTTCCTGTTCCTAATCCGGTTTTATGACCCAGCGGAACCGGATCTCCAGGGGCGTGACAAGGGCGAGGATGTCGTAATCCGACCGATGGTTGTATAGGATGATGCAGGGCTGTCCCGCTTTGATCTTCTTTCGGAACCGGAAAGCGCTCACCTGGAAACGGGGGCGGTCAGGATGATCTCGCAGCAGTCAGCCCCCCGGTTCAGGTTTTTCGTGTGCCGGACGTCGAGGGCAAACTCCTTTCCGTAGATCCCCCGGGCGAGGCCCCGGTACGTTTCGGCCGTCGCGATGCCGCAGTCGGCGATTCCGGCCTTGGCGATGGCCTTCTGCGTTTCGCAGTCCGTCACCCTCACGGTGATCGCTCCGCCGTCTACAGTGATGCTCCTCCCCTCCATTTTCATCACGGCGCACAGGACCTCCAGCACGTCCAGGAAATCGTCCGGCCATTTCGGCTCCGCCGTCAGCATTCCCCGGAGCCTCTTCCCCATGACGTAGGAAAGCTGCCGCCATGCCGCCACGTCGGTCTCCCACGCCGCCTCCTTCCCGAATTTTTGCGCCACGGCCATGAACCACGCGCCATCCATGCGGATCATGGAGAACTGGGCAAGCTCGAAGAGCTGATTGCGATCGAGAATCATGCGAAACGAACCTCCTGGATGGATTTTTCGGGGAATCACCATGGCTCCTTAGCAGAAGCCGCCGGAAGAATCCACCGGGTCGGCGGCAGGGAGGGATCCTCCCTCGATTCCGAACGGGTGCAAGCGGCTCGTTGTTCCTGCCCGGGAGGAGCCGATTTCGGCCCGGAGGAGGGCATCCGTTCATCGAGATGAAACATCCACATGAAATTCCATGGAAATGAGCGATGCGGGCGAGTATCGCGGAATGGAAGTTTATGATGGTTACCATACCGTACGGTATGGTATGAAACGAGCCATGTCGAAAGAGCGAGACACAAGGAAAACTTGGCTTGAAGAGGGCCTGAACATCCTGGCAAAGGAAGGCCCCAGCGCGCTTTCCATCGACCGGCTCACGCTCGCCACGGGGAAGACCAAGGGCTCCTTCTATCACCACTTCAGCAGCCGTGACCATTACATCGAGGCCCTGCTCGAATACCACGAGAAGAACATGATCGACGAAGTCGTGGAGCAGACCAATGAGGCGGGCGATCATCAGGCCAGGCTGAAGAAACTCACAAAGCTGGCGTTCCAGATCTCGGGCGAGCTGGAGTTGGCCATGCGGGCATGGGCCCTGTACGATCCCAGGGTGAAGTCCTTTCAGGACCGCCTGGACAGGCGCAGGCTGGAATACGCCAGGAATCTGTATGTGGAATCGGGGATCGCCCCCGACAAGGCTCAGATGCTTTCACACCGCGACTACTCGCTTTTCATCGGGCTTCAGCAGCTCAAGCAGTACTGTGACGAAAACGAGTTCCGGAGCATCCTGCGCAGCGTTTTCACAGGCAGTGCCTGAACGGAATCCGTTTCGAACGGCGCCTCTGGAAAAATGCAGCCGGGTGAAGAGCCGCCGCGATCGCTTCATCGCATGGATGAGCGTCGCCGCATCGATCCGGCCCGCCACATCGACAAACGAAAGAAGATCAACACCGGCCGTTCGCTCGCCGGGATCTTTCCGGTGCGGTCGGCCCGAACCGTTCCGGCATATAGTCATGGATGCCGGCGCTATCGGTCATCGGCGTCCTTTCGGCGATGCCGCCGGCGGGCAAGCGAGGGGCGAGTCTCATGGCGGGTAGACCCCCGGTGGACGCTGTCGTGAATCAAATTTGAATGAGGGAGAAGGAATGGATCCAAAGGGTCTGGTTGAGAAGGCGAAACGGGAAGGCCGATCCGCTCTTACCGAGGCGGAATCGAAGCAGGTGTTGATGTGCTACGGCGTTCCCGTCGTGGAAGAGGGTGTGGCGAAGACCGCCAGGGAGGCGGTCTTGCTTGCGGAAAAAATCGGATATCCCGTCGTCCTCAAGGGACTGGGAGCGAAACTGACCCACAAGACGGAGAGGGGACTCGTCCGTCTGAATATCGGAACCGGAGAAGATCTGCTCGCTGCGGCGGACGCGGTGGCCCGAGCGGCCGGAGACGACCTGGAAGGCTATCTCGTTCAGCCCATGATCGGCGGCAGGCGGGAGTTTGTTGCGGGGCTCTTCTGCGATCCCCAGTTCGGCCCGGTCGTCATGTTCGGCCTGGGTGGCATTTTCACGGAGGCCCTGGACGACGTCGTCTTTCGGATCGCCCCGGTCAGCGAAGAGCAGGCGGAGATGATGATCGGCGAGCTCCGGTCCTCCCGTCTTCTCCAGGCGTTTCGGGGAGACGCTCCCGCCCGCCGGGAGGAGATCGTGAGGACGCTGGTCGGGTTGTCCCGTCTCGGCATGGAGATGACGGATATCGTGGAGGTGGACGTCAATCCGCTCATCATCGGCGCCGACGGACGGGTCACCGCGGTCGACGCCCTGGTCGTCCTCGGGGAGAGGCCGGTTCCTCCCGCCGCCCGGCCCCCCGTCGCAGGCCGGGACG
This region includes:
- a CDS encoding DUF6125 family protein, which codes for MILDRNQLFELAQFSMIRMDGAWFMAVAQKFGKEAAWETDVAAWRQLSYVMGKRLRGMLTAEPKWPDDFLDVLEVLCAVMKMEGRSITVDGGAITVRVTDCETQKAIAKAGIADCGIATAETYRGLARGIYGKEFALDVRHTKNLNRGADCCEIILTAPVSR
- a CDS encoding TetR/AcrR family transcriptional regulator; amino-acid sequence: MSKERDTRKTWLEEGLNILAKEGPSALSIDRLTLATGKTKGSFYHHFSSRDHYIEALLEYHEKNMIDEVVEQTNEAGDHQARLKKLTKLAFQISGELELAMRAWALYDPRVKSFQDRLDRRRLEYARNLYVESGIAPDKAQMLSHRDYSLFIGLQQLKQYCDENEFRSILRSVFTGSA